The Coregonus clupeaformis isolate EN_2021a chromosome 26, ASM2061545v1, whole genome shotgun sequence genome window below encodes:
- the LOC121539881 gene encoding tumor necrosis factor ligand superfamily member 6-like yields MNGTQGYPYPQVFLVDSGGGPQPSVQPPGMLPCWSFPPAHERVRERGRARGVGSWSLAVALLFLLLLVFGALGLGAYQIIKLQTQLDGIQQEINIESDGCAPEKLVGDLPETDPETDPNRGKTAGRPAAHVIGRIEKDVSQNTLRWEPKAGRAFTEGGVVYRDGGLQVNETGLYHIYSRVQFEANHCTPTDTLVHSVFVRRPGNLKSLTLMEGHRESYCSLGSHGFVWTSGSYLGSTLKLEKQDWVYVNVSHPAMLSHAHHASFFGLHKI; encoded by the exons ATGAACGGTACACAGGGCTATCCATACCCCCAGGTGTTTCTAGTGGACAGTGGTGGAGGTCCACAGCCGTCGGTCCAACCTCCAGGCATGCTGCCCTGCTGGTCCTTCCCTCCTGCTCACGAGAGAGTGAGGGAGCGGGGCAGGGCCAGGGGGGTTGGCTCCTGGAGCCTGGCTGTGGCTTTGCTgtttctgctgctgctggtgtTTGGGGCTTTAGGACTGGGTGCCTACCAGATAATCAAGCTACAGACTCAACTCGATGGGATACAACAG GAAATTAACATTGAGAGTGATGGTTGTGCGCCTGAGAAGCTAGTGGGTGACCTTCCAGAGACTGATCCAGAGACTGATCCAAACAGAGGGAAGACAGCCGGCAGACCTGCAGCACATGTCATAG GCCGGATTGAGAAGGATGTTTCACAGAATACCTTGCGTTGGGAGCCCAAGGCGGGGCGGGCCTTCACAGAGGGGGGCGTGGTCTATCGTGACGGCGGTCTGCAGGTCAACGAGACTGGGCTCTACCACATCTACTCCCGGGTGCAGTTTGAAGCCAATCACTGCACCCCTACAGACACCTTGGTTCACTCTGTGTTTGTGAGAAGGCCAGGGAATCTCAAGTCTCTCACCCTGATGGAGGGGCACAGGGAGAGCTACTGCAGCCTGGGCTCTCATGGGTTTGTCTGGACCTCGGGGAGTTACCTGGGATCCACACTGAAGCTGGAAAAGCAGGACTGGGTCTATGTGAACGTCTCCCATCCAGCCATGCTCAGCCACGCTCATCATGCCAGCTTCTTTGGACTCCACAAGATCTAG